In the genome of Mycobacterium kansasii ATCC 12478, one region contains:
- a CDS encoding sulfate ABC transporter substrate-binding protein translates to MPQTPKTPWRHAVARPVVLALVVGVVAACHGGPSDVVGGGGPTGAHTSITLVAYSAPEPGWRTVIPAFNASEEGRDVQVITSYGASGDQSRGVVDGKPADLVNFSVEPDITRLVKAGKVSKDWNADATKGIAFGSVVTLVVRAGNPKNIKDWDDLLRPGVEVITPSPLSSGSAKWNLLAPYAVKSEGGRNTQAGIDYVSTLVREHVKLRPGSGREATDVFVQGSGDVLISYENEAIATERQGKAVQRIIPSQTFKIENPLAVVTSSSHLAAATAFKNFQYTAAAQKLWAQSGFRPVDPAVAADFRGQFPVPAKLWTIADLGGWDVVDPQLFDKGTGSITKIYMQATG, encoded by the coding sequence ATGCCACAGACGCCGAAGACCCCGTGGCGGCATGCCGTTGCCCGCCCGGTGGTGCTCGCGCTGGTCGTCGGTGTCGTCGCGGCGTGTCACGGTGGTCCCAGCGACGTCGTCGGCGGCGGCGGGCCCACCGGCGCGCACACCAGCATCACCCTGGTCGCTTACTCCGCCCCGGAACCCGGCTGGCGCACGGTGATCCCGGCGTTCAACGCCTCCGAGGAAGGCAGGGACGTGCAGGTGATCACGTCATACGGGGCCTCCGGTGACCAGTCCCGCGGTGTCGTCGACGGCAAGCCGGCCGATCTGGTGAATTTCTCCGTCGAACCCGACATCACCCGCTTGGTCAAGGCCGGCAAGGTTTCCAAGGACTGGAATGCCGACGCCACCAAGGGCATTGCCTTCGGGTCGGTGGTGACGCTGGTGGTACGCGCCGGCAATCCCAAGAACATCAAGGATTGGGACGACCTGTTGCGCCCCGGCGTGGAGGTCATCACGCCCAGCCCACTGAGTTCGGGTTCGGCCAAATGGAACCTGCTCGCTCCCTATGCGGTCAAGAGTGAGGGCGGCCGGAACACCCAAGCGGGGATCGACTACGTCAGCACCCTGGTGCGCGAACACGTCAAATTGCGTCCCGGATCGGGACGGGAAGCCACCGATGTCTTTGTCCAGGGCAGCGGCGATGTGCTGATCAGCTACGAGAATGAGGCCATCGCCACCGAACGGCAGGGTAAGGCGGTCCAGCGCATCATCCCATCGCAGACGTTCAAGATCGAAAATCCGCTGGCGGTGGTCACCAGTAGTTCCCACCTTGCCGCCGCGACGGCATTCAAGAACTTCCAGTACACCGCGGCCGCGCAGAAACTGTGGGCGCAGTCCGGGTTCCGGCCCGTCGATCCCGCGGTGGCCGCCGACTTTCGCGGGCAGTTTCCGGTGCCGGCGAAACTGTGGACAATCGCCGATCTGGGCGGCTGGGACGTAGTGGATCCGCAGCTGTTCGACAAGGGCACCGGCAGCATCACCAAGATCTATATGCAGGCCACCGGATGA
- the cysW gene encoding sulfate ABC transporter permease subunit CysW — MTPSAGVRYLLRSIALGYVTVLLVVPVAVILWRTFEPGLGQFYAWISTPAAISALNLSLLVVGIVVPLNVLFGIPTALMLARNRFRGKGVVQAIIDLPFAVSPVIVGVALILLWGSAGALGFVEKDLGLKIIFGLPGIVLASMFVTLPFVVREVEPVLHELGTDQEQAAATLGSGWWQTFWRITLPSIRWGLTYGIVLTVARTLGEYGAVLIVSSNLPGTSQTLTLLVSDRYNRGAEYGAYALSTLLMAVAVVVLIVQVALDARRARAAGQA; from the coding sequence ATGACGCCCTCGGCCGGCGTCCGTTACCTGCTCCGATCCATCGCGCTCGGATATGTCACGGTGCTGCTGGTGGTTCCGGTGGCGGTGATCCTCTGGCGGACCTTCGAACCGGGCCTCGGCCAGTTCTACGCCTGGATCAGTACGCCGGCGGCGATATCGGCACTGAATCTGTCCCTCCTGGTGGTGGGTATCGTGGTGCCGTTGAACGTGCTGTTCGGGATCCCGACTGCATTGATGCTCGCCCGCAACCGATTTCGGGGCAAGGGTGTAGTACAGGCGATCATCGACCTGCCGTTCGCGGTCTCACCGGTCATCGTGGGTGTGGCGTTGATCCTGCTGTGGGGATCCGCCGGTGCGCTGGGCTTCGTCGAGAAGGACCTGGGGCTGAAGATCATCTTCGGCCTGCCCGGCATTGTCCTCGCCAGCATGTTCGTCACGCTGCCGTTCGTGGTGCGCGAAGTCGAACCGGTGTTGCACGAGTTGGGCACCGACCAGGAGCAGGCGGCCGCGACGCTGGGTTCCGGTTGGTGGCAGACATTTTGGCGGATCACGCTGCCGTCCATCCGGTGGGGCCTGACCTACGGGATCGTGTTGACCGTTGCCCGCACGCTCGGCGAATACGGTGCGGTCCTGATCGTGTCGTCGAACCTACCGGGCACGTCCCAAACGCTGACGTTGCTGGTCTCGGACCGCTACAACCGTGGCGCCGAGTACGGGGCCTACGCGCTGTCGACCCTGCTGATGGCCGTCGCGGTGGTGGTGTTGATCGTTCAGGTGGCACTGGACGCCCGCCGGGCACGAGCGGCCGGCCAGGCCTGA
- the cysT gene encoding sulfate ABC transporter permease subunit CysT → MTAPTPPVSEPDSQPDPPADRVLLADDSVPGRRGPGRWGSTSLRVGVSVVWLSIIVLLPLAAIAWQASGGGWQAFWLSVTSRAALDSLRVTLTISAGITLVNTVFGLLIAWVLVRDDFVGKRLVDAIIDLPFALPTIVASLVMLALYGPTSPVGLQLQHTAWGVGVALAFVTLPFVVRAVQPVLLEVDLEAEEAAASLGASGPKIFTSVVLPSLLPALLSGAGLAFSRAIGEYGSVVLIGGAVPGKTEVSSQWIRTLIENDDRTGAAAISIVLLTISFVVLLLLRVVGTRAARRDEMVA, encoded by the coding sequence ATGACCGCACCGACCCCGCCGGTTTCAGAGCCGGATTCACAGCCGGATCCACCGGCCGACCGGGTCCTGCTCGCCGACGACAGCGTTCCAGGCCGCCGCGGTCCCGGCCGGTGGGGCAGCACGTCACTGCGGGTCGGAGTTTCGGTGGTGTGGTTGTCGATCATCGTGCTGCTGCCGTTGGCCGCCATCGCCTGGCAAGCTTCGGGCGGCGGCTGGCAGGCGTTCTGGTTGTCGGTCACGTCACGCGCCGCGCTGGACTCACTGCGGGTGACGCTGACCATTTCCGCGGGGATCACTCTCGTCAACACGGTGTTCGGCCTGCTGATCGCCTGGGTGCTGGTGCGCGACGACTTCGTCGGCAAACGGCTCGTCGATGCGATCATCGATCTTCCCTTCGCGCTGCCAACCATCGTGGCCAGCCTGGTGATGCTCGCCCTTTACGGCCCCACCAGTCCGGTGGGTCTTCAGTTGCAGCACACCGCCTGGGGGGTGGGCGTGGCACTGGCGTTTGTCACCTTGCCGTTCGTGGTGCGCGCCGTTCAGCCGGTGCTGCTGGAAGTCGATCTTGAGGCCGAGGAGGCGGCGGCGTCGCTGGGTGCCTCCGGTCCCAAGATCTTCACCTCCGTGGTGTTGCCGTCGCTGCTGCCGGCGTTGTTGTCCGGTGCGGGCCTTGCGTTTTCGCGGGCCATCGGGGAATACGGCTCGGTCGTGCTGATCGGTGGCGCGGTGCCGGGCAAGACCGAGGTGTCGTCCCAGTGGATCCGCACCTTGATCGAGAACGACGACCGGACCGGCGCCGCCGCGATATCCATTGTGCTGTTGACGATTTCCTTTGTGGTGTTGCTGCTGTTGCGCGTCGTCGGTACGCGTGCGGCCCGGCGGGACGAGATGGTCGCATGA
- a CDS encoding DUF6480 family protein, with product MTALPPDPDPATTPALEPGGGVTPGATPPDSAQTSGLSDPQPRPRRRVTPTVLVSLVAVALFVLLFVTVALALVLGMH from the coding sequence ATGACCGCATTGCCCCCTGATCCCGATCCCGCGACAACCCCGGCGCTCGAACCGGGTGGAGGTGTCACGCCCGGCGCCACGCCGCCGGACTCGGCGCAAACTTCGGGATTGTCGGACCCGCAACCGCGGCCCCGGCGACGAGTCACCCCCACGGTGCTGGTCAGCCTTGTCGCCGTCGCGCTTTTTGTGCTGCTGTTCGTGACGGTGGCACTGGCACTTGTCCTGGGCATGCATTAG
- a CDS encoding sulfate/molybdate ABC transporter ATP-binding protein yields the protein MTKGRNGYAIVVRNAAKRYGDFVALDHVDFVVPAGSLTALLGPSGSGKSTLLRTIAGLDRPDAGSVTINGRDVTGVPPQRRGIGFVFQHYAAFKHLTVRDNVAYGLKIRKRPRAEIKEKVDHLLEVVGLSGFHGRYPNQLSGGQRQRMALARALAVDPEVLLLDEPFGALDAKVREDLRSWLRRLHDEVHVTTVLVTHDQAEALDVADRIAVLNKGRIEQVGSPTDVYDAPANAFVMSFLGAVSMLNGALVRPHDIRVGRTPEMAVAAADGTAESTGVARATVNRVVVLGFEVRVELTSAATGGAFTAQITRGDAEALALREGDTVYVRATRVPPIPHDIAGPGDDGVGGAETDQAALTSV from the coding sequence ATGACGAAGGGTCGCAACGGCTACGCCATCGTTGTGCGCAACGCCGCCAAGCGCTATGGCGATTTCGTTGCCCTGGACCACGTGGACTTCGTGGTGCCCGCCGGTTCGCTGACCGCGTTGCTGGGCCCCAGCGGCTCCGGGAAATCGACGCTGTTGCGCACCATCGCGGGCCTTGACCGACCGGACGCCGGCTCCGTCACGATCAACGGGCGCGACGTGACCGGGGTGCCGCCGCAGCGGCGGGGCATCGGATTCGTCTTTCAGCACTACGCCGCCTTCAAGCACCTGACGGTTCGCGACAACGTCGCCTACGGGTTGAAGATCCGCAAGCGGCCCCGGGCCGAGATCAAGGAAAAGGTCGACCACCTGCTGGAGGTGGTGGGCCTGAGCGGATTTCACGGCCGCTATCCCAATCAGCTCTCCGGTGGCCAGCGTCAGCGGATGGCACTGGCCCGCGCGCTGGCCGTCGACCCGGAGGTGTTGCTGCTCGACGAACCGTTCGGTGCCCTGGACGCCAAAGTCCGTGAGGACCTTCGCAGTTGGCTGCGCCGCCTGCACGACGAGGTACACGTCACCACGGTGCTGGTCACCCATGACCAGGCCGAGGCCCTGGATGTGGCCGATCGGATCGCCGTGCTCAACAAGGGCCGTATCGAACAGGTCGGATCTCCGACCGACGTCTACGACGCCCCGGCGAACGCGTTCGTCATGTCCTTCCTGGGGGCGGTTTCCATGCTCAACGGCGCCTTGGTCCGCCCGCATGACATCCGAGTCGGCCGGACTCCGGAGATGGCCGTTGCCGCCGCCGACGGTACCGCGGAGTCCACCGGTGTCGCCCGCGCCACCGTGAACCGGGTGGTGGTGCTGGGCTTCGAGGTTCGCGTCGAGTTGACCAGTGCGGCAACCGGAGGCGCCTTCACGGCCCAGATCACCCGCGGTGACGCCGAGGCGCTGGCCCTACGGGAGGGCGACACCGTCTACGTGCGCGCCACCCGGGTCCCGCCCATTCCCCACGACATCGCGGGTCCAGGCGATGACGGCGTCGGCGGGGCCGAGACGGATCAGGCCGCGCTGACGTCGGTGTGA